One Gemmatimonadaceae bacterium genomic region harbors:
- a CDS encoding Fic family protein, with protein MDSRLIHVYVRKEAVLSSQIEGTQSTLTELLEYENAEAPGMPVEDIREVSRYISALRYGVDQINEGHPISLRLIRDTHSVLMTGGRGGRQAPGEFRTGQNWIGGTRPSTARFVPPPAHELMRVLGDLERFIWEGSATPIVKAGLVHAQFETIHPFLDGNGRLGRLLITMILCAERSLLRPYLYLSLYFKQHRDAYYQALQRVRTHGDWEGWMAYYLEGIDWTARETIATTIALIDLFKADRERISAIARSGSTLRVYDELQSRVVVSIRRLAESAEISVPTATAAIKRLEQMGIAREITGKSYGRVFVHDRQLEILNRTVDL; from the coding sequence ATGGATTCCCGCCTCATCCACGTGTACGTCCGCAAGGAGGCGGTGCTGTCGAGCCAGATTGAGGGCACTCAGTCAACCCTTACGGAACTGCTCGAGTACGAGAACGCAGAAGCACCGGGAATGCCGGTCGAGGACATCCGAGAGGTTTCGCGCTACATCAGCGCGCTCCGATATGGAGTCGACCAGATCAATGAAGGTCATCCAATCAGCCTGCGGCTCATTCGCGACACGCACAGCGTGTTGATGACCGGCGGCCGAGGAGGGCGACAGGCCCCGGGAGAATTTCGCACAGGGCAGAACTGGATTGGCGGCACGCGCCCCAGCACCGCGCGCTTTGTTCCGCCGCCAGCGCACGAGCTGATGCGCGTACTTGGAGACCTCGAGCGATTCATCTGGGAAGGCAGTGCGACGCCCATCGTGAAGGCGGGACTTGTGCATGCGCAGTTCGAGACGATCCACCCATTCCTTGATGGCAACGGCCGTCTCGGGCGTCTGCTGATCACGATGATCCTCTGTGCCGAACGATCACTATTGCGACCGTACCTGTACCTCAGCCTGTATTTCAAGCAACACCGGGACGCCTACTATCAGGCACTGCAGCGTGTTCGTACCCACGGTGATTGGGAAGGGTGGATGGCGTACTACCTGGAAGGCATCGACTGGACCGCGCGCGAGACCATCGCGACGACGATCGCCTTGATTGACCTGTTCAAAGCAGACCGAGAGCGCATCAGCGCGATCGCCCGGAGTGGCTCGACGCTGCGAGTCTATGACGAATTGCAGTCACGTGTAGTAGTATCGATCCGACGGCTGGCCGAATCCGCCGAGATCTCGGTGCCAACGGCCACCGCCGCCATCAAGCGTCTCGAACAGATGGGAATCGCCCGTGAGATCACGGGTAAGTCATATGGTCGCGTGTTTGTCCACGACCGGCAGTTGGAGATTCTCAATCGAACCGTCGATCTTTGA
- a CDS encoding DUF1707 and DUF2154 domain-containing protein, producing the protein MTTPRYDARTQPLAPSSLTVVGEAERNYVAKVLSEAFAADRLTVEELDDRLTRLYQATNSQQLGPLLADPREPTRSLAQPESVSHIAHDFAVPERGVGAAIMGGFQRGEGWVLPRHFKAVAIMGGIALDLRDARIAPGVSEIEVFTLMGGVEVLVPDGVRVEVVGMAVMGGFDVRSGTSSLDDPQAPLLRISGLAIMGGVEVKRKDKGRVNQKRYEQALRRAEKAAKKLG; encoded by the coding sequence GTGACCACGCCACGCTACGACGCCCGCACCCAGCCGCTTGCCCCGTCGTCACTCACTGTCGTTGGTGAAGCGGAACGCAACTATGTGGCCAAGGTGCTGTCGGAAGCCTTTGCCGCCGACCGGTTGACCGTTGAGGAATTGGACGACCGTTTGACGCGGTTGTATCAGGCCACCAATTCCCAGCAACTCGGCCCACTGTTGGCCGATCCGCGCGAGCCCACTCGGTCGTTGGCGCAGCCCGAGTCGGTGTCGCACATCGCGCACGATTTCGCGGTACCCGAGCGCGGCGTGGGCGCGGCCATCATGGGCGGTTTTCAACGTGGCGAGGGATGGGTGCTGCCTCGGCATTTCAAGGCGGTCGCCATCATGGGCGGCATCGCACTCGACTTGCGCGATGCGCGCATCGCACCGGGGGTGAGCGAAATCGAAGTGTTCACCCTCATGGGTGGTGTCGAGGTGCTGGTGCCGGACGGCGTGCGAGTAGAAGTGGTGGGGATGGCGGTGATGGGTGGCTTTGACGTGAGGTCGGGCACCTCCAGCCTCGACGATCCGCAGGCACCGCTGCTGCGCATCAGCGGCCTGGCCATTATGGGCGGCGTGGAGGTGAAGCGGAAAGACAAGGGGCGCGTCAACCAGAAGCGCTACGAGCAGGCGCTGCGGCGCGCTGAGAAGGCCGCGAAGAAACTCGGCTGA
- a CDS encoding MFS transporter translates to MSPDNNTLPMPQARRASLLLAAASAMGGSVGPIVVGTAGLVGLSMLPPEQAGLATVPVSAYVLGSAVASVPAALSMRKLGRRVGFMTGTGIGASGALLAAVAVNAGAFWLFVCTMIWLGTASAFAQQYRFAAADAAEPSFKARAIAWVMLGGLFTGVIGPQVSIHARRLTPYAPFAGPFVVQAGLYVIAAVLLSRLVVPAPIPRVAGVGHGRSVWSVLSQPRFLIAVLVSVASFVPMTFVMTATPLAMVAHHHSQSSAQYGIQWHVIAMYAPSFLTGRLINRFGKSTMAAFGMFIMAAAVMLALSGTGLMHFWGALVLLGVGWNFAFISATTMVANLYLPEEAFRVQALNEFLLFSLVALASFSSGGVLARSGWHTVNVLVYPILAVGIALVVTQARLERRAHVT, encoded by the coding sequence ATGAGTCCCGACAACAACACCCTTCCGATGCCACAGGCGCGCCGTGCGTCACTGCTGCTGGCTGCGGCGTCGGCGATGGGCGGTTCCGTGGGGCCCATTGTGGTGGGTACCGCTGGCCTGGTGGGTTTGTCCATGCTCCCACCCGAACAGGCGGGACTCGCTACGGTGCCCGTCTCCGCGTACGTGTTGGGCTCCGCCGTGGCCTCGGTGCCGGCGGCACTGTCCATGCGAAAGCTCGGACGGCGCGTGGGATTCATGACGGGTACCGGCATTGGTGCCAGCGGCGCACTGTTAGCCGCCGTCGCCGTCAACGCAGGAGCGTTCTGGCTGTTTGTGTGCACCATGATCTGGCTGGGCACCGCCAGCGCATTCGCCCAGCAATATCGCTTCGCCGCCGCCGATGCCGCGGAACCCAGCTTCAAGGCACGGGCAATTGCCTGGGTGATGCTGGGCGGACTCTTCACGGGTGTCATCGGTCCGCAGGTTTCCATCCACGCACGCCGACTCACACCATACGCGCCATTTGCTGGTCCGTTTGTCGTACAAGCCGGACTGTACGTTATCGCGGCCGTGCTGTTGTCGCGCCTGGTGGTGCCGGCGCCAATTCCGCGCGTCGCCGGTGTCGGTCACGGACGCTCGGTATGGAGCGTACTCTCGCAGCCCCGATTCCTGATTGCAGTACTGGTGTCGGTGGCGTCGTTTGTGCCAATGACCTTTGTCATGACTGCTACACCGCTGGCGATGGTCGCGCACCACCATTCACAGTCCAGCGCGCAATACGGCATTCAATGGCATGTCATTGCCATGTACGCTCCCAGTTTTCTCACGGGTCGGCTGATCAACCGGTTTGGCAAGTCGACCATGGCGGCGTTTGGCATGTTCATCATGGCGGCGGCCGTAATGCTGGCGCTATCGGGCACCGGACTGATGCACTTCTGGGGGGCGCTGGTGCTGCTGGGTGTGGGCTGGAACTTCGCGTTCATCTCGGCGACCACCATGGTGGCCAATCTGTATTTGCCCGAGGAAGCGTTTCGCGTGCAGGCGTTGAACGAGTTCCTGCTGTTCAGCCTGGTCGCGTTGGCATCGTTTTCGTCCGGCGGTGTGCTGGCCCGCAGCGGTTGGCACACGGTCAACGTGCTGGTCTATCCCATTCTCGCCGTTGGCATCGCACTGGTGGTGACGCAGGCGCGACTGGAGCGCCGCGCACACGTGACCTGA
- a CDS encoding HigA family addiction module antidote protein, producing MKNPAHPGRLVRHDCLDPLELTITAGAKVLGVSRQTLNNVVNEKTGISAEMAIRLSKAFGGTAETWLAMQTAFDLAKARKQEGRIKVKRFEKLHPDAAA from the coding sequence ATGAAAAACCCCGCCCATCCCGGCCGCCTCGTGCGACACGACTGCCTGGACCCATTGGAGCTCACGATTACCGCAGGGGCGAAGGTGCTGGGCGTGTCTCGGCAGACGCTCAACAATGTGGTGAACGAGAAGACCGGCATCAGCGCCGAAATGGCAATTCGTTTGTCGAAGGCCTTCGGCGGCACGGCGGAAACATGGCTGGCGATGCAGACAGCCTTTGATCTGGCGAAGGCGCGCAAGCAGGAAGGCCGAATCAAAGTGAAGCGTTTTGAGAAGCTGCACCCGGATGCGGCGGCCTAG
- a CDS encoding formylglycine-generating enzyme family protein yields the protein MGARGLRPALLAAIVAASGACTSPKDAPPSATPATAARTPPPGDAPAGMVWIPGGEFRMGGDDQYAVAAEQPVHRVYLDGYFMDTHTVTNAQYRAFVKATGYVTVAERTPNVAELMSQLPPGTPPPDPALLVPGSLVFAPTGKPVDLHDWSQWWKWTPGANWRHPSGPKDSIVGLDNFPVVHIAYDDAVAYATWAGGRLPTEAEWEFAARGGDHRTAHAWGDEAIDPKHPQAHIYDGAFPSHAAAPKAVGSYPPTGFGLYDMSGNVWQWTGDWYRPDTYAKDAAQGMVRNPHGPEVGLNPATEGQPTRTVRGGSFLCSDVYCRGYRVSARSPGAPDSGASHIGFRLVMTMDQWKAWKTSSKAGA from the coding sequence ATGGGCGCGCGTGGCCTGAGGCCCGCGCTTCTTGCCGCGATAGTCGCGGCGAGCGGTGCGTGTACGTCGCCCAAGGACGCGCCGCCGTCGGCAACCCCCGCAACTGCCGCGCGTACACCGCCACCGGGCGACGCTCCGGCAGGCATGGTGTGGATACCCGGTGGTGAGTTTCGTATGGGCGGTGACGATCAATACGCGGTGGCCGCCGAGCAGCCGGTACACCGTGTGTATCTGGACGGCTACTTCATGGACACGCACACCGTGACCAATGCGCAGTATCGCGCATTCGTGAAAGCCACCGGCTATGTGACCGTCGCCGAACGCACGCCCAATGTGGCCGAACTCATGAGCCAGTTGCCGCCCGGCACGCCACCACCCGATCCAGCGTTGCTGGTGCCGGGCTCGCTGGTATTTGCGCCCACGGGCAAGCCGGTGGATCTGCATGATTGGTCGCAGTGGTGGAAATGGACCCCCGGTGCCAACTGGCGGCATCCGTCAGGTCCAAAGGATTCCATCGTTGGTCTCGACAACTTTCCGGTGGTCCACATCGCGTATGACGATGCTGTTGCCTACGCGACATGGGCCGGTGGGCGTCTTCCGACTGAAGCGGAATGGGAGTTCGCGGCGCGTGGCGGCGATCATCGCACCGCGCACGCGTGGGGTGACGAGGCCATCGATCCGAAGCATCCGCAGGCGCACATCTACGACGGTGCGTTTCCCTCGCATGCCGCGGCACCCAAGGCGGTGGGTTCGTATCCGCCAACCGGATTCGGATTGTACGACATGTCCGGCAACGTGTGGCAGTGGACCGGCGACTGGTATCGCCCCGACACGTATGCGAAGGATGCGGCACAGGGCATGGTGCGCAATCCGCACGGACCCGAGGTGGGTCTCAATCCTGCCACCGAAGGGCAGCCCACGCGCACGGTGCGTGGCGGGTCGTTTTTGTGCAGCGATGTGTACTGTCGCGGCTACCGGGTAAGCGCGCGCAGTCCTGGTGCGCCCGACAGCGGCGCCTCGCACATCGGGTTTCGCCTCGTGATGACGATGGACCAGTGGAAGGCGTGGAAGACCTCGTCCAAGGCGGGTGCATGA
- a CDS encoding type II toxin-antitoxin system RelE/ParE family toxin yields the protein MIQSFRHKALERLYETGSPRGIRTDLIAKIARILSMLDVASDPQALNLPGYALHPLKGELKGFWAVTVKANWRIVFRFLDGDAYDVELLDYH from the coding sequence ATGATTCAGAGTTTCAGGCACAAGGCATTAGAACGCCTATATGAGACCGGCAGTCCCCGAGGCATTCGAACCGATCTCATCGCCAAAATCGCACGCATTCTCAGCATGCTCGATGTGGCATCCGACCCTCAGGCACTCAACCTGCCGGGATATGCCTTGCACCCACTGAAGGGTGAACTGAAGGGATTCTGGGCCGTAACCGTGAAGGCCAATTGGCGGATCGTCTTTCGGTTCCTGGACGGCGATGCCTACGATGTCGAGCTGCTGGATTACCACTAG
- a CDS encoding proline iminopeptidase-family hydrolase, which translates to MRKLFTLSVVLIVAACATEKTPPQAAKDSATATTPVLPAGEATLAVDGGNIWYKVSGATGTATPVILLHGGPGYGSFYLKPMEGLSADRPVVRYDQLGNGKSDRLTDTTKMNIAHFVAELEALRAKLGYEQVHIVGHSWGTILGYEYYKAHPTHVASLTLMSAALNIPAWEANAKRLLKQLPDSSQQAITAADKTGKYEGPAYEAANGEFMSRFVVRHIRQADWDSTTKMVGMEQYMYFQGPSEFTIIGTLKQYNVTAELKNIAVPTLFTVGEFDEANPATIKKQAATVTGAKVVVIDTAAHLTMWDNEPQTLQAVRAFLKSVDAGPVKK; encoded by the coding sequence ATGCGCAAATTGTTCACGTTGAGCGTAGTGCTGATTGTCGCCGCCTGCGCCACGGAGAAAACCCCGCCACAGGCCGCCAAAGATTCCGCGACGGCAACAACCCCCGTGCTGCCTGCCGGCGAAGCCACACTCGCCGTGGATGGTGGCAACATCTGGTACAAAGTCTCCGGCGCCACCGGCACCGCAACGCCCGTGATCCTGCTGCACGGCGGACCGGGGTACGGTTCCTTCTACTTGAAGCCCATGGAAGGCCTCAGCGCCGATCGACCGGTGGTGCGATACGACCAGCTGGGCAATGGCAAGTCGGACCGGCTCACCGACACCACCAAGATGAACATCGCGCACTTCGTGGCTGAACTTGAGGCGCTGCGCGCGAAGCTTGGGTACGAGCAAGTGCACATTGTTGGGCATTCGTGGGGCACCATTCTGGGCTATGAGTACTACAAGGCCCACCCCACGCATGTGGCCAGTCTCACCTTGATGAGCGCCGCTCTGAACATTCCCGCCTGGGAAGCCAATGCCAAACGGCTGCTCAAGCAGTTGCCGGACTCTTCACAACAAGCCATCACCGCGGCCGACAAAACCGGCAAGTACGAAGGACCAGCCTACGAAGCGGCCAACGGCGAATTCATGTCACGCTTTGTGGTGCGTCACATTCGTCAGGCCGACTGGGACAGCACCACGAAGATGGTTGGCATGGAGCAGTACATGTACTTCCAGGGCCCCAGCGAGTTCACCATCATTGGCACGCTCAAGCAGTACAACGTGACGGCCGAACTGAAAAACATTGCCGTGCCGACACTGTTCACGGTTGGTGAGTTTGACGAAGCCAACCCTGCCACCATCAAGAAGCAGGCAGCGACCGTTACCGGTGCCAAGGTAGTCGTGATTGACACCGCCGCGCATCTCACCATGTGGGACAACGAACCGCAAACCCTGCAGGCCGTGCGCGCCTTCCTGAAGAGTGTCGATGCAGGACCGGTCAAGAAATAG